One Paenisporosarcina sp. FSL H8-0542 genomic region harbors:
- a CDS encoding carboxymuconolactone decarboxylase family protein, which yields MSQRVPYYDIAPDGMKIMMDMEKYTKQTTINRTTRELIKIRASQINGCAFCIDMHTSDARKMGESEQRIYCLNAWNECSFYTPEEKVALELSEHITLIPTKRVPDDLYKRVREHYDEKQYVDLVLIINQINNWNRISIAMGNTPTKI from the coding sequence ATGAGTCAAAGAGTTCCCTATTATGATATTGCACCTGATGGTATGAAAATTATGATGGATATGGAGAAGTACACTAAGCAGACTACAATTAATAGAACTACCAGAGAGTTAATCAAAATTAGAGCCTCTCAAATTAACGGTTGTGCCTTCTGTATAGATATGCATACATCTGATGCTCGTAAGATGGGTGAATCCGAACAACGCATTTATTGTTTAAATGCTTGGAATGAATGTTCTTTTTATACACCTGAAGAGAAAGTTGCTCTCGAACTATCTGAGCATATTACTCTAATCCCTACTAAAAGAGTTCCTGATGACTTATACAAGCGTGTCCGAGAACATTATGATGAAAAACAATATGTTGATCTAGTTCTTATTATTAATCAGATAAACAATTGGAATAGAATCTCTATTGCAATGGGCAATACACCAACAAAGATTTAA
- a CDS encoding cyclase family protein yields the protein MSKYVEIGYPIYEGMPVYPGLPDVKLEPRERLNKGDDWNGSVLSMYLHAGTHVDAPRHHLNNGKGIDAIPIEDFIYRKPLVIDCPVGPNGFITIEKLEEYEELNEADILIFNTSHWKHRDTDFEKYANNFPAVSPEAAEYIRTKLPNCKAVAIDTLSIENLTEAKGNGYFVHHAFLDHEKYEEPTMLIYEDINPEPLIGKKLISAFTAPLRIKDHDASIVNIVVEVEE from the coding sequence ATGTCAAAATACGTTGAAATTGGTTACCCAATTTATGAAGGAATGCCCGTTTATCCAGGTTTGCCTGATGTGAAATTAGAACCAAGAGAACGCTTGAACAAAGGAGATGACTGGAACGGCAGCGTATTGAGTATGTATCTTCATGCCGGGACCCATGTTGATGCCCCGCGACATCATTTGAATAATGGCAAGGGAATAGACGCTATTCCTATTGAAGATTTTATCTATCGGAAGCCTTTGGTAATCGATTGCCCGGTAGGCCCTAACGGCTTTATCACCATTGAAAAGTTAGAGGAATATGAAGAGCTGAACGAAGCAGATATTCTAATCTTCAATACGAGTCATTGGAAACACCGGGATACGGATTTCGAGAAATACGCCAATAATTTCCCGGCTGTCTCCCCGGAAGCCGCCGAATATATCCGAACAAAATTGCCTAACTGCAAAGCTGTGGCCATTGATACGTTGAGCATTGAAAACCTGACAGAAGCAAAAGGAAACGGCTATTTTGTGCACCATGCCTTCTTGGATCATGAAAAGTATGAAGAACCGACGATGCTCATCTATGAAGACATCAATCCAGAGCCATTGATCGGCAAAAAGCTCATTTCTGCCTTTACAGCACCGCTTCGCATCAAAGATCACGATGCCTCTATCGTCAATATCGTCGTTGAAGTTGAAGAATAA
- a CDS encoding GNAT family N-acetyltransferase, whose amino-acid sequence MEKFNSVELKHFSSEYMKVLNSFVLTEEQKQFSALPNKFGEVTEGQYRIVILSDNTPVGFFLLNSNDRVKKYSTNLNALLLTALSINNTEQGKGYAKQGMSLLIEFVKSEFPKCDEIVLVVDKDNIPAQKLYLKVGFEDTNERQIGRIGEEIIMRLSIK is encoded by the coding sequence ATGGAAAAGTTTAACAGTGTCGAACTAAAGCATTTTTCAAGTGAGTATATGAAAGTATTGAACTCTTTTGTACTTACAGAAGAACAAAAACAATTTTCTGCATTACCAAACAAATTTGGGGAAGTTACAGAAGGACAGTATCGTATTGTTATTTTAAGTGATAATACACCTGTTGGTTTCTTTCTACTAAATTCAAATGACCGAGTAAAGAAATACTCCACTAATCTGAACGCTTTGTTATTAACTGCTCTCTCAATTAATAATACAGAGCAAGGAAAAGGCTACGCTAAACAAGGGATGTCATTACTGATTGAGTTTGTTAAATCAGAATTCCCTAAATGTGATGAAATTGTATTAGTTGTAGATAAAGATAATATTCCAGCACAAAAACTATATTTAAAAGTAGGATTTGAAGATACAAATGAGAGACAAATAGGACGTATCGGCGAAGAAATTATCATGAGACTATCAATAAAATAA
- a CDS encoding DUF2071 domain-containing protein, whose product MGENIDSKITRWDDSHRQWPLPHLPWTMKQTWNDLLFAHYPIKLEVLRRLVPDVLAIDSFNDMGWIGVVPFHMTGIRLRGLPPLPGTNRFPELNVRTYVTIDGKPGIYFFSLDATNLLAIKTAKTFYHLPYLYADIVVKHNGPTVEYESRRLSDDNSKLLCSYWPISEPFHAAKGTFDEWMSERYCLYTLNKRGVPLRCDILHQPWMLQHAEAEISHNTVLSSQGIQVESGQPILHFSKKIEVRMWPLVHAID is encoded by the coding sequence ATGGGAGAAAATATTGACTCGAAAATAACCCGATGGGACGACAGTCATCGCCAATGGCCACTACCACATTTACCATGGACGATGAAGCAGACTTGGAACGACCTTTTATTTGCCCACTATCCTATTAAACTTGAGGTGTTACGAAGACTAGTACCCGATGTGCTAGCGATAGACTCTTTTAATGATATGGGCTGGATAGGTGTAGTTCCATTTCATATGACTGGCATACGATTACGAGGCTTGCCGCCTCTGCCTGGTACTAATCGCTTTCCTGAGCTCAACGTCCGAACGTATGTAACTATTGATGGTAAGCCAGGCATTTACTTTTTTAGTCTGGATGCTACCAATTTGCTTGCAATAAAGACGGCTAAAACATTTTACCACTTACCATATTTATATGCTGATATTGTGGTGAAGCATAATGGACCTACCGTTGAATATGAAAGCAGGAGACTAAGTGACGATAATTCAAAATTGCTCTGTAGCTATTGGCCAATTTCTGAACCGTTTCACGCAGCTAAAGGCACTTTTGATGAATGGATGTCCGAGCGCTATTGTTTATATACACTGAACAAAAGGGGAGTACCCTTACGATGTGATATTTTGCATCAACCATGGATGCTTCAGCACGCAGAAGCAGAAATAAGTCATAACACGGTATTATCCAGCCAGGGAATTCAAGTTGAAAGTGGCCAGCCTATCTTGCATTTCTCAAAAAAAATAGAGGTCCGCATGTGGCCTTTAGTACATGCAATTGACTAA